One window of Cydia pomonella isolate Wapato2018A chromosome 5, ilCydPomo1, whole genome shotgun sequence genomic DNA carries:
- the LOC133517582 gene encoding cAMP-dependent protein kinase catalytic subunit beta-like, translated as MYSRKSAASSVTYKAVSQITGGSTSEVQSGYTEQQQKLYMQYMTQLKVEFEERWCKKPIFNMCFEDLEQIRTLGTGAFGRVVLLKHSKSYRFYAMKVLDKEKIVKMKQVEHSLNEKRILEAIRFPFTVSMEFSHKDNSYIYFVMPFVPGGEMFMHLRQMHKFEEPLAKFYASQVILALEYLHFCNLIYRDLKPENILIDRTGYLKITDFGFCKQVHGRTWTLCGTPEYLAPELILSKGYGASVDWWSFGVLLFEMNSGYPPFYASDPMKTYEKIVAGKYRCPSSFNSSLRDLIRNTLQVDITKRFGMMRNGVLDFKNHPWFKGIEWDSILNCRTAPPFIPKYKTPGDTSNFDRYEEEPIIPARTCRYESQFIDF; from the coding sequence atgTATTCTCGGAAAAGTGCAGCTTCTTCAGTGACATACAAAGCAGTATCCCAGATAACCGGTGGTAGTACATCGGAAGTACAGAGTGGATACACAGAGCAACAGCAGAAACTTTACATGCAATACATGACCCAGTTAAAAGTCGAGTTCGAGGAACGATGGTGCAAAAAACCAATATTCAACATGTGCTTTGAAGACCTAGAACAGATAAGAACGCTGGGCACTGGCGCTTTTGGCAGAGTAGTGTTATTAAAACACTCTAAAAGTTACAGATTTTATGCGATGAAAGTGCTTGACAAGGAGAAGATAGTTAAAATGAAACAAGTGGAACACTCGTTGAACGAAAAACGGATACTGGAGGCCATACGCTTCCCGTTCACTGTATCTATGGAATTTAGCCACAAGGATAACagttatatttatttcgttATGCCCTTTGTGCCTGGAGGGGAAATGTTTATGCATCTGAGACAAATGCACAAGTTTGAGGAGCCTTTAGCAAAGTTTTATGCGAGCCAAGTTATCTTGGCACTGGAGTATCTGCACTTCTGCAATCTTATCTACCGCGATTTGAAGCCTGAAAACATATTGATAGACCGGACTGGCTACTTAAAAATAACCGATTTTGGATTCTGCAAACAAGTGCATGGCAGAACGTGGACTCTGTGCGGTACTCCTGAATATTTAGCACCAGAATTGATCTTGAGTAAAGGCTATGGCGCTTCGGTAGACTGGTGGTCTTTCGGTGTTCTGTTATTCGAAATGAATTCAGGATATCCTCCATTTTACGCAAGCGACCCGATGAAGACTTACGAAAAGATTGTCGCCGGAAAATACAGATGTCCATCCAGTTTTAATTCTAGTTTAAGAGATTTGATTCGTAATACGCTGCAGGTTGATATAACCAAAAGATTCGGAATGATGAGAAATGGTGTGCTGGATTTTAAAAATCATCCATGGTTCAAAGGAATAGAGTGGGATTCAATTCTGAATTGTAGAACAGCGCCTCCGTTTATACCTAAGTATAAGACTCCAGGAGATACGAGTAATTTCGACCGCTACGAAGAAGAGCCGATAATTCCAGCTAGGACGTGCCGCTATGAGTCGCAGTTTATTGATTTTTAG
- the LOC133517581 gene encoding uncharacterized protein LOC133517581, with translation MQFEYDPERLIEEVKKRPGIWDFDNVEYRTKNTRHKLWNEVVNELLQTNVKVSKSEMRELELQLQKKWKSIRDCFQKYIANPNRTRRPYLYCKQLQFLLKDQDLPAENATSDSEEGPKFKVKKRRKIWKQKAPREEEDTTEEDENFDEDNRSNNSDDDVTVESPVTKVTKCKPPEEFVFANVDLQPAKEGEDPDKLFFLSLLPHFKAIPEEFRLNVKMELMQVLQNAHYNTARSNKLI, from the exons ATGCAGTTCGAGTACGACCCTGAACGCCTCATAGAAGAGGTTAAGAAGCGGCCCGGCATTTGGGACTTCGACAATGTGGAATACAGGACGAAGAATACGAGGCATAAGCTGTGGAATGAAGTCGTTAATGAACTGTTGCAGACGAACGTCAAGGTGTCGAAGAGCGAAATGCGCGAGCTAG AACTACAGCTGCAAAAGAAATGGAAGAGCATTCGCGACTGCTTCCAGAAGTACATCGCGAACCCCAACCGAACTAGACGCCCGTATTTATACTGTAAGCAACTACAATTTCTGCTCAAAGACCAGGATTTACCCGCAGAAAATGCAACAAGCGATTCTGAAGAGGGTCCTAAGTTCAAGGTAAAGAAGAGGCGAAAGATCTGGAAGCAGAAAGCGCCTAGAGAAGAGGAAGATACAACAGAAGAGGATGAAAATTTTGACGAGGATAATAGATCTAATAACTCAGATGACGATGTGACGGTAGAGAGCCCTGTTACGAAAGTCACAAAGTGCAAACCGCCTGAGGAATTTGTTTTTGCAAATGTTGATCTGCAGCCAGCGAAGGAGGGAGAGGACCCTGATAAGTTGTTCTTCTTGTCTTTATTGCCCCATTTCAAGGCCATACCTGAAGAGTTTCGATTAAATGTAAAGATGGAGTTGATGCAAGTATTGCAAAATGCTCACTACAATACCGCACGCAGTAACAAACTGATTTAA